The DNA window CTGGCGGGCCAGGTCCCGGTCGGCGAGCAGGGTGGCCACCCGGTCGGCGAGCTGGGCCACGTCCCGGCCGGAGACGACGTACCCGGTCTCCCCCTCGCGGACGGCGTCCGGGGCGCCGCCGGAGTCCCCGGCCACCACCGGCAGGCCCGTCGCGGACGCCTCCAGGTAGACGATGCCGAGCCCCTCGACGTCCAGGCCCCGGTTGCGGGTGCGGCAGGGCATGGCGTACACGTCGCCGGCCGCGTAGTGGGCGGGCAGCTCGACGGCCGGCACCGAGCCGGTGAAGACGACGTCCCGCTCCACGCCGGCCTGCCGGGCCAGCTTCTCCAGGGTGCCCCGGTACGGCCCCCCGCCGACGACCAGCAGCGCCGCGTCCGGCACCCGGCGGCGGATCTCCGGCATCGCCCGGATCAGCATGTCCTGGCCCTTACGGGGCACCAGCCGCGAGACGCACACCACCACCGGCCGGTCGGCCAGCCCGAGCCGGACGCGGACCGGCTCCCCGTCCACGTCCGGGTGGTACGTGTCGACGTCCACGCCCGGGGCCAGCCGGTGCAGCTCGGTCACCCCGTGCAGCGCCCGCTCCAGCCGCACCCGGGTGTACTCGCCGAGGTACGTGACCACGTCCGCGCCCCGGCCGATCCGGCGCAGCGCCGTCCGGGCGCCGGGCAGCGCCGCCCAGCCCACCTCGTGCCCGTGGGTCAGGGCCACCACCCGGCGGATGCCGGCGCGCCGGCGCAGCCCGGCGGCGAGCAGCCCGAGCGGGGCGGCCGCCCCGAACCAGACGGAGTCGCAGTCGTACCTGCGGGCCAGCCGGGCGGCCCGCCGGGCGACCAGCGGGGTCGGCAGCAGCACCCGGGTGCGCTCCCGCACCACCTCGAACGGCTGGTCGGCGTCGAACTTGTCCGCCCCCCGCCAGCTCGACGCGTACACGACGACGGAGCCCGCGGGCTGGCGTACGGCGAGGTTGTGCACGAACGACTGGATGCCGCCGGGGCGGGGCGGGAAGTCGTTCGTGATCAGCAGCGTGCGGCTCATCTGCCGGCCTCCCTGGCGTAGGCACGGGCGGCGGCGATCCGTTCCACCGTGGACGGGTGCGACGCCGAGTAGAGATATTCCCAGCGGGGCGGGTCGGGGTCGGCCAGGTTGATCCCGGCCAAACGGCGCTGCATCGCCTCGAAGGTGGCCGGATCGCGGGTGAGGGCCAGGGCGTGCGCGTCGGCCCGGGCCTCGATGCGGCGGGAGACGAGCGCCTGAGCCGGCGCGGACACCAGCCCGGCCACCGTGACCAGCGCGAGGAGCAGCGGGAGCGCCCTGGGCTCGGCGATCGAGTCGACGCCGGCCAGGCGCAGCAGCGGGCCCGCGGAGCCGAGCAGGTAGAGCGCGACCACCGCCAGGGCCGCGCCCAGCGCCCCGGTCAGGGTGCCGGTCCACACGTCGCGGTCCTTCGCGTGGCCCAGCTCGTGCGCCACCACGCTGGTCACCTCGGCCGGGGTCGCCTCGCGCAGCATCGTGTCGTACACGACGACCCGGCGGGTCGGGCCGAGCCCCGAGACGTACGCGTTGACCGCCCGGGTACGCCGGGACGCGTCGGCGACCAGCACGTCGCGTACGGGCACCCCGTCGCGGGCCGCCATGCTCGTCAGCTCGGTGCGCAGCGGGCCCTGCTCCATCGGGGTGAACCGGTTGAACACCGGCTCCACCAGCACCGGCACCACGAACGACAGCAGCACCACCAGGAGGGCCGCGCCGGCCGCCCCGAACGCCCACCACCAGCGCGGGGCGATCCGGGTGACGGTGTAGAAGCCGAGCAGCGCGAGCGCGCCGATGACGGCGGTGACCGCGTACGACTTGAGCAGGTCGACCGTCCAGCCGCCCCAGCCGTTGGTGGCGAGCCCGTACCGGGTGAGGATCGCG is part of the Micromonospora olivasterospora genome and encodes:
- a CDS encoding M48 family metalloprotease is translated as MTPRGWAVLTLAGLVVALVVAAALLVPWHRPPAPRADQLAALRDLPVEQVARGRAFRAALRPGGWAALAVGLLVALALGLSPLGGRLVELVARPFGGHWVAQAVLGGLAVLFVADLLTVPFSAWRHAILTRYGLATNGWGGWTVDLLKSYAVTAVIGALALLGFYTVTRIAPRWWWAFGAAGAALLVVLLSFVVPVLVEPVFNRFTPMEQGPLRTELTSMAARDGVPVRDVLVADASRRTRAVNAYVSGLGPTRRVVVYDTMLREATPAEVTSVVAHELGHAKDRDVWTGTLTGALGAALAVVALYLLGSAGPLLRLAGVDSIAEPRALPLLLALVTVAGLVSAPAQALVSRRIEARADAHALALTRDPATFEAMQRRLAGINLADPDPPRWEYLYSASHPSTVERIAAARAYAREAGR
- a CDS encoding glycosyltransferase family 4 protein, giving the protein MSRTLLITNDFPPRPGGIQSFVHNLAVRQPAGSVVVYASSWRGADKFDADQPFEVVRERTRVLLPTPLVARRAARLARRYDCDSVWFGAAAPLGLLAAGLRRRAGIRRVVALTHGHEVGWAALPGARTALRRIGRGADVVTYLGEYTRVRLERALHGVTELHRLAPGVDVDTYHPDVDGEPVRVRLGLADRPVVVCVSRLVPRKGQDMLIRAMPEIRRRVPDAALLVVGGGPYRGTLEKLARQAGVERDVVFTGSVPAVELPAHYAAGDVYAMPCRTRNRGLDVEGLGIVYLEASATGLPVVAGDSGGAPDAVREGETGYVVSGRDVAQLADRVATLLADRDLARQLGAAGRAWVEREWRWEAQAARLAALLAG